The following proteins are co-located in the Candidatus Methylomirabilota bacterium genome:
- a CDS encoding RNA-binding protein, with amino-acid sequence MAAKLYIGGLSYSTTSEGLREFFAQCGNVLSATVITDRFSGQSRGFGFVEMGSAEEAQNAISQLNSRELDGRRIIVEISNPQAPRTGGGGRPGGGGGRRPGGGGGGRDSGYAHRPSKPVRW; translated from the coding sequence ATGGCAGCCAAGCTCTACATCGGTGGTCTCTCGTACTCCACGACCAGCGAAGGGCTCCGGGAGTTCTTTGCTCAGTGCGGGAATGTGCTGTCCGCGACGGTCATCACCGACCGCTTTTCCGGCCAGTCGCGGGGCTTCGGGTTCGTCGAGATGGGATCCGCCGAAGAGGCTCAGAACGCGATCTCGCAGTTGAACAGCCGTGAGCTGGACGGTCGGCGCATCATCGTCGAGATCTCTAATCCGCAGGCGCCGCGCACCGGCGGCGGAGGTCGGCCGGGCGGCGGCGGCGGCCGCCGTCCGGGCGGAGGCGGCGGCGGCCGCGACAGCGGCTACGCGCACCGGCCCTCCAAGCCGGTGCGGTGGTAG
- a CDS encoding DUF169 domain-containing protein, which produces MIDVKTADRELQTYIRPQTFPVAIRMLRPGEEIPEKAKRPARDFKKLSMNCQVIDMARRYGWMIALTREDHICSLGIAALGFEKPTHLHNSGTLCEGMYTETKEAGQRSEAAVDKFAPGEYHTLLVAPLDRAPFEPDLVCVYGNPAQIMRLTQAALWKGGGKLASGFSGRVVCSDIIVTTMQTGRPQVILPCSGDRIFGQTQDHEMAFTIPWRQMEEVIEGLRGTHAGGIRYPITQFMEYEAKLPPRYMEANRVWDAQRGRSQYTGRERVVAAYKRSFADCVPTYPIVASFAGTLDGLSIEEYCTSVPKAIKAMLNYHERYQPDVVLAYNDLAKEAEAFGCRVKYSDYVVPSIDAHVLAEDKAKLAKLPMPDPYRSCRLPGFLEQCEALVKAKPPTAIGAVAVGPWTIAMLMRNPEFMLLDTFEDPQFIHDLMRVTTDFCKLWGDAIVKTGIGLSFSEPTASISLISPDNYKDFIAPYHKELVEYFKAKKVGVTTHICGTTYPIYEDLIQCGFTTVSFDLDQQSDPKLHVDQLERFIQVARGRAVGIGNVDATRFEKTTKEAMYADVKRCIETAARRSAFILSTSCEIPPRSDPEAVKWFMEGAREYGRYDRLFDTAGPVPPAAGAPA; this is translated from the coding sequence ATGATCGACGTCAAGACCGCCGACCGGGAGCTGCAGACCTACATCCGGCCCCAGACATTCCCCGTGGCGATCCGGATGCTGCGGCCCGGCGAAGAGATTCCCGAAAAGGCCAAGCGACCGGCGCGCGACTTCAAGAAGCTCAGCATGAATTGCCAGGTCATCGACATGGCCCGGCGGTACGGCTGGATGATCGCGCTCACCCGGGAGGACCACATCTGCTCGCTGGGCATCGCCGCGCTCGGCTTCGAGAAGCCCACCCACCTGCACAACTCCGGCACGCTCTGCGAGGGCATGTACACGGAGACCAAGGAGGCCGGGCAGCGCTCGGAGGCGGCGGTCGACAAGTTCGCGCCCGGGGAGTACCACACGCTGCTGGTGGCCCCGCTGGACCGGGCCCCGTTCGAGCCCGACCTCGTCTGCGTCTACGGCAATCCCGCCCAGATCATGCGGCTGACCCAGGCCGCCCTCTGGAAGGGCGGGGGCAAGCTCGCCTCGGGGTTCTCGGGACGCGTCGTCTGCTCGGACATCATCGTGACGACCATGCAGACCGGGCGCCCGCAGGTGATCCTGCCCTGCTCCGGCGACCGCATCTTCGGCCAGACGCAGGACCACGAGATGGCCTTCACCATCCCCTGGCGCCAGATGGAGGAGGTCATCGAAGGCCTCCGGGGCACCCACGCCGGCGGCATCCGCTATCCGATCACGCAGTTCATGGAGTACGAGGCCAAGCTGCCGCCCCGGTACATGGAGGCCAACCGCGTCTGGGACGCCCAACGCGGCCGGTCCCAGTACACGGGGCGCGAGCGGGTCGTCGCCGCCTACAAGCGCTCGTTCGCCGACTGCGTGCCCACCTATCCGATCGTCGCCTCCTTCGCCGGCACGCTCGACGGGCTCTCGATCGAGGAGTACTGCACCAGTGTGCCCAAGGCCATCAAGGCGATGCTGAACTACCACGAGCGCTACCAGCCCGACGTGGTGCTGGCCTACAACGACCTGGCCAAGGAGGCCGAGGCCTTCGGCTGTCGCGTGAAGTACTCGGATTACGTCGTCCCCTCGATCGATGCCCACGTGCTCGCCGAGGACAAGGCCAAGCTCGCCAAGCTCCCGATGCCCGATCCGTACCGGAGCTGCCGCCTGCCCGGGTTCCTCGAGCAGTGCGAGGCGCTCGTCAAGGCCAAGCCGCCGACGGCCATCGGGGCCGTCGCGGTCGGCCCCTGGACGATCGCGATGCTCATGCGAAATCCCGAGTTCATGCTGCTCGACACCTTCGAGGACCCGCAGTTCATCCACGACCTGATGCGGGTCACCACCGACTTCTGCAAGCTCTGGGGGGACGCGATCGTCAAGACCGGGATCGGCCTCAGCTTCTCCGAGCCCACCGCGTCCATCAGCCTGATCTCGCCGGACAATTACAAAGACTTCATCGCGCCCTACCACAAAGAGCTCGTGGAGTATTTCAAAGCGAAGAAGGTCGGCGTGACGACTCACATTTGTGGAACGACGTATCCCATTTACGAGGACTTGATCCAGTGCGGCTTCACCACCGTCTCGTTCGATCTGGACCAGCAGTCCGACCCGAAGCTCCACGTGGACCAGCTCGAGCGGTTCATACAGGTCGCCCGGGGCCGGGCGGTGGGCATCGGCAACGTGGACGCCACCCGATTCGAGAAGACGACGAAGGAGGCGATGTACGCCGACGTGAAGCGGTGCATCGAGACCGCGGCCCGGCGCTCGGCGTTCATCCTGTCGACCTCGTGTGAGATTCCGCCGCGCTCCGACCCCGAGGCCGTCAAGTGGTTCATGGAGGGGGCGCGCGAGTACGGGCGGTACGACCGGCTGTTCGACACCGCCGGCCCGGTCCCGCCCGCGGCCGGGGCGCCGGCTTAG
- a CDS encoding retropepsin-like aspartic protease: MDTGSSFTIVAPGLATALGLPALGALGVIELQTPAGQTAGAAPTLSSLRVGSAELRDVPIVVHDPGPGIDGILGNSFLAHYRLPLDAGRRQLHLRPAAWTAWRAPTRPFWRSVTDGRNRFWNSRSSWR; encoded by the coding sequence GTGGACACCGGCTCCAGCTTCACCATCGTGGCGCCGGGGCTCGCCACCGCGCTCGGGCTGCCGGCGCTCGGAGCGCTGGGGGTGATCGAGCTGCAGACGCCGGCCGGCCAGACGGCGGGCGCCGCCCCGACGCTGTCGTCCCTCCGCGTCGGCAGCGCCGAGCTGCGCGACGTCCCGATCGTCGTCCACGATCCCGGCCCCGGGATCGACGGCATCCTCGGCAACTCCTTCCTCGCCCATTACCGCCTCCCCCTCGACGCCGGCCGGCGTCAGCTCCACCTCCGACCCGCGGCCTGGACTGCCTGGCGCGCCCCGACGCGCCCTTTCTGGCGGAGCGTCACCGACGGCAGGAACAGGTTCTGGAACAGCCGCAGCTCGTGGCGGTAG